The following nucleotide sequence is from Rhizoctonia solani chromosome 15, complete sequence.
tttaaggtggtcacgcctctagggcatgacagtcCTGTTCTCAAGAAAACAATGGATTACACAAAAAATGCTGGATCTTGAACGCTGCAAAATTTGTGCACACTTGTCTGCATTCCATTCTAGCTTGATATACCAGTATACTATAAGCTAACTAAGCTCAGGCAACAGTGGAGGGGCCCTGATAGCATAGTAGCACGACTACTGAGCTCACCCAATTTAGCCATCCGCACCTCTCCGCACAATCCGCCATGGGTTCTGTAGCCCGGCAACTTCCATTCCATGGTATTATTTACAATTCAATGCAGTGCGTCAAAATTGCAAGTGTCAACTGATCTGCAAACAGCTGTAATATAACCAACAATCAAGTGgcttatgtatataatgaGTAACAAACAGAAGTAAGataacaataacaaagacAGTTAACTATTTGTTACACCAAGATGTTCAGTTGGGTGAGCGTTGCCAACTTGATTATGTAAGGGGTTCGCATATAATAGTGTTAATATAAGAATATTGTACATTCCTTAAAGTTACAAAGCTATACATTGAGGCGGAAAGCGTAAAGAGACATTTTACGTGaacacaatcaaaggggggtCAGCGCTTGTAATCATTTTACATACAGGTCACTCTATAGGTCATGGGTCCAGGGCTGGCGTACCCGGTACGCTGTCAAAGATAATTGCCAGTAAATTGCAACATACTAAAGTAGGAATATGTTGATTTTGCCTGAAGTGAAAATGTTATATACAGACTCACATGCTTGGTTTTTATCCCTGCCTGTAGGTGGCGTACCTGGTATGCCAGTATATTCAAGAGCTCTGGCTGGTATTTTCTTGTTTTATTTATTACTCTGTCAGAACAGCTCCGTTTGATATACTTGAAAGTTCTATCATTATCTACTCCTCTGCGGCTATCGACTGATACTAATTGTTGTGGGACGTTCAATATTTTAAGCATGAAATCTACAGCCACAATTATTGAGACATGTCAAAAGATGTAAATCCGCACATGGATAAGTGGTATGAATGACAAGCACATAGAATACAAAATACGTAGAATAAGATCTAATGACATGTGAGCAGTGGTTGAAGGCAAAACGCATACACATTACGTTGCGCTTCAGAGAGGAGACTGGTGTGACAAATGGCAAAGAGCTGTGTTGGCACGTAGCGTACCAGGTACGCTGCACAGGAGGGCAGACCATCTGACAAAAATCAAAGGGCTGTGCCAGGGCATAGCATACTGAATATGCTGCTCCTCAAGCAAGATCATGTAGCAGCATGACAACACTGGTCTGGGGActggcgtacctggtacgccATGGAAACTTCTGCTCAAACACAAGTAGTTAAATTAACTTCCTAACCCAGTATATCCAACCATCTAAGTCAAGTCTCATGTAAGTTCAGTCACCTGTGTGATGAGGAAGGGGGAATCTCATGCACTTGGGGCTTATGTAGGTAACCTAGGATgtgttaggatgcatcctaagtcACCTTAAAACCTAAATGGCTGGTTCCCAGTCACAATCCATCTTGTTAGTCTTTGGTAAAATTCATCCAAATGGAATGACTATAAGAGTATGATGGTTATTCCTACTGATATAAAAATATGTAAAACTCACTGAGGGGGATGTCATATTGTTAAATACTTCTAAATTTGACTCTGGGCATCCCTCAGCTCTCTTGGCGGCACTCCAAATCTCTGCATGTTTATTCTCCATATGTTGATTCATATTAGTAGTAGAGTCACCATTAGCCTTTGACCATTTCCAAGTTCCTTTTCCACATATTCCACAATGTAAAGTACATGAGACTAGTTTTCCAACACTGTCTTCCACAGCATGTGATATATCCAAAAAATGATACACCAATGCCTTGTTATGGAAGTAGCAAGTCTCTGCTGCATTTGCTATAGTAGCACAGCCCTCAAGAATGTATCTGTGGGCAAGTACAGGGTTGACGGAATTCATAGGCAGTGGGGAAGGTGGCGTTGTCAGAGTCAGTGGTTCAATTGTCAACCGCTCCAGGTCAGGGTCAGGTTGCTCAGTGTGACAACGCTTAGCAGGTGGATTCCCAGAGATAGAACTTTCATGGTGTAGATTAGCCATGAGACTAGCAGGAAGTATGGAATGATACAGGTTTACATGACTGTTGCTGctattatatgcgcacaTATAAGCTTACTAACACAACAACCAACATGTGCTCAAATATTCTGGATAACCAAGATTCAAGCCAACAGATGATTACTCAGCGCAGTTTGGTTATCTGGATTTGCAATTCAACAATCTGAGACACGGTTTTGGTTGGTAACCAATCCATGAAGAGCcctacttggtatgcaactctgcatgagtagagtggtgagtggtcatgtgactcaccctaacacaattgtgtgtgatatagttgcgtacttggtacacaactctgcatgagtagtgcggtggatggtcacgtgattcaccctaacataactgtgggtggtatagttgcgtaccaagcacgcaactctgcacaagtagagcagttggtggtcatgtgactcaccctaacacagttgtgtgtgatatagttgcatacttggtacgcaactctacatgagtagagtggtggatggtaatgtgactcaccctaacacagttgtgtgtggtatagttgcgtaccaagtacgcaactctgcatgagtagtgcagtggagggtcacatgattcaccctaacataactgtgggtggtatagttgcgtacttggtacgcaactctgcacaagtagagtggtggatggtcatgtgactcaccctaacataactgtgggtggtatagttgcataccaagtacacaactctgcatgagtagagcagtggatggtcatgtgactcaccctaacataactgtgtgcaatatagttgcgtacgcaaccctgcatgagtagagcagtgggtggtcatgtgactcaccctaacacaattgtgtgtgatatagttgcataccaagtacacaactctgcatgagtagagtgatgggtggtcatgtgactcaccctaacatgattgtgggtcatatagctgcgtacttggtacacaactgtgagtacaaggagtaatcattgatcatgtgactcaccctaacattgaccatggtgctatacttctgcatgttgtacacaattctgtgtgggatgggtggtcagttgtcacatgactcaccctaacttaggggatggtggtattgctgtgtgtaaagtatgcaactttttgtaggagggctgatgctttccctataatccaccctaacaccatatgtgggttgtgtccacctggttcccaccctgtgccatctcacaattcaccctgcagtgtagcttgggccaccctgcagtgtagcttgggccaccctgcagtgtagcttggttcaacctaccaccaacctactactttgtaataacctaacctaactaTATGTACAAGTCCACAGTCCATAGCCAAACAGCTTGCAAAGCAAAGATTGGTGAAGCCTTGTACCATTGTACAAGTACAAAGGTGTTTGAAACACTAGAAGTTGAAGAAATAGCTTGCTTATGTTCCCAAATGTCAATAATTTTGCCTACTCGCTCCGCAAGTTGACCATTTTCCATCACAACTGCCTTGATTATTGAGTTGCAAAAAGAGGACATACTGAAAATACAACCTCTGTGCTTCACCTCTTGAAGAGGATTTACCTCTAGTTCAAGAACAGGCGCGTTTCCATGCTTGTATGCTGCTTGTTGAATTGGGATATCAGGTTGAGCTTGCACAAAAGCACTGTAAAATGCGTCAATTTGTGCATATTTGAGCAAAACAGAGGTGCAGCAAGCAATGGAAGTTTTAATGTTGTCTACTAGAACATGTCAGCACTTGTTGATTAATATTTTGACAACATACCATGTGAGTCTAGCTCTTTGGTCTTGGCAGTTCCTTGAGCCTGTTTGTGGTCAAGGTagagcatatatgcagccCAATCCGCTAATGAATCCTTGCTGTTGTTGGCAATATTTGATAGCTATCTCATCAAAGTAAATAGTAGGTCAAAATACTGGCAATGAGTAATGACTTGCCCAAGTAATGCAGCCACGGCGTCAATGGAAAACCGTGGCAAAGGTTATCTCACATTCACCACCACCGTGCCAATTGCTGCTTGTATTTTTGAGGTCATAGATGAGGCGCTCACCGGAGTATGTCCAAATTTGTGACATTGGGCTGTATCTTACAATCTGCTCAGGGAGATGAGAGCTGCCATGATGGTTTGGGTGCATTTGCTCAGCACCACGCAGCTATTAAAATATTGCTGTAAGCATATCAACAAATAGAGTAGAAGATATTTTTGCCCTACCTTGGCTGTTTGTGCTAAGTACTTAATCAACctctctttgccaatcttgatTGACTCACGCCTGACTGTGCAagagtgtcctagacatctgtaaggacgttgaggaggagggcgcttgtggccgggtgtgactaagtaagaaccacgtaaggcggtggcaagctgtcctacaacaacaaccagctgtactacaacaaccagggccgtaagggcaatggcaagctatgaaGGTACAGTggagaagccgcttaaggcagcgtaggctaagtaactaagtagtGTTttctgggctgtaaggcccttgtacaatgtgggatgcaacaagaggtaatcaacctgggtgttaccatggttggttggcctccttatatattacagaggtggactaattacaaatgtataatatgcaaaaccttatcaaataagaaccccactccacagttggtcttactcatgcatacgtgtcactgacgtgtcatggtgatgtcataggtggaggtggctacatatgctgattaagcgcgggtggggacgtggcttggcgcttagtgtatgatataagcgccgaagtcacgtgattgaaaatattgtctgttagcctttgtttaaatccgagaaaatgggaataaattccctggtattgattgtgtctacaacactgccccccccttaagggccttggcagcgccaaggaccttcttcttcatatcTTCCTTGTACTTCCTCAAGATTTTTTCTGtgttttttaagttttcttgaggttcccacgtgttttcttCCAAaccgtatcctttccatttgaccctaaagaaccatttcccgttccGTTTTTCTGCATCTGTTATGCCTTCtacctcatattcctcttccccatccactgTCACTGGTGGTGGCCGACTTTCAAAGGCGCGCTTTttatcccttttgactttagacagcagtcctacgtagaatacgttATGGATGCGCATGGTTGGGGGTAGCTTGAGTCAATAGGCCTGGTCAGAGATCTTCTCAATGAATTTGAATGGCCCTAGACATTGTTCCGTTAACTTGGGACtaagggttttgaggttaacgttcttggcgtccagccagacttCTTCCCCTAATTCAAAAGTTACCgggcttccttcttctccagCAGTCATCCTTGACTTAGATTGCTGGAGGGCGGATTCAACTTCCTTCCACTGATTCTTCATTGTTTGGGCTAAGTCGttggcttctggtacatcTGTGGGTACGTTGGATGGTGTCAGggtaggttcccatccgtacaAGGCTTTAAACGGTGTTTTCCCTGTGCTACTATGgactgcgttgttgtatgcaaatttggccattggtagccatttggtccagtcccgttgatttacccctgagtaagccctaaggaagtgttcaatggagGGGTTCACTTGTTCCGTCTGTCCATTGCTTTGGGGATGGtatgccaaggagaagtgtgGGTCAATGCCTAGCTGTTTGTATAGTGCCTGCAGGAATTtattgttgaagaccctGCCTTGGTCCAATATTGTTTTTTCCGGCATTCCATGGCGTTTCCATatgtgttccaggaataaCTCCGCTAGcttgggtgccttgagctttttggagcatttgacaaagatcccGTACTTTGTGAAACTATCCactatgactaggatggagtCATTTTTTCCATCCTCTGGTAgatctacaatcatgtcataggataCATGTTGCCATGGTCTGGTCGGGAGTTTGAGCGGCTGTGGGGGAACGgatgcgtacttgggttttgtcgtagacacaatcgataccagggattttattcccattttctcgaatttaaacgaaggcaaacggagaacattttcgatcacgtgacttcggcgcttatatcatacgctaagcgccgagccacgtccccatccgcgcttaatcagcatacgtagccacctccacctatgacgtcatcatgacacgtcaatgacatgtatgcatgagtaaggccaactacagagcggggttcttattggttatggtatttgatataatgtaaTTGTGAATAGTActcctgtagaatatataaggaggccaaccgaccatggaaacacccaggtcgattacctcttgtcgcatcccacaactgtacgagggccttacagcccagcaagttccacttagttacttagtctactccgccttaagcgaccTCTgcattgtacttacatagtcCGCCATCGCCCATACGGCCtaggtcattgtagtatagctggttgttgtcgtaggatagcttgccaccgccttaagcggttcttacttagatacactcggccgcaagcgccttcctcctcgacgtccttacagacgtctaggacactaggtaattgaccttacgttggttgcaaaccgtatTGTACCCACCACTAAGAatcaacaaacgagaagggtacctgtactagcacaagcaaaatcacgtgattggggccaccttgcgggacagaataatcaaaagtcccccacccccacgtagtagcgaattgctataaggcagactaccactatcgtccgcatacccacggtcgccgcaccttCTACCAGcgacctcagacagcagatacacccgcttgcagagactagaccctacattacgcccgcccatggctgtaattagcggcacttactgtccaacgctaggttgtttgacgcagaggtttagcgttcaagTAGtcaagcgctcataagtcctgatataggcaccccggctacacagccctcactccccctcacttgcccaccattacctcgcgcactcccactcgctcctcctcccaggcttcttctcacgctggccgctcctatccGCCAACacatcccatggcaacccgctcctgGCCGCCCTCTCAAACCCGCTCCCCTATTGATCAAGGGGacctgggacccttccttccgtCAGCCGCCCCTGTTGAGCTTGGGGAAGTATCCCTCAAGCGCGTCacacgcctcctccttggcctccttggccaagtcaaacgcCTCGAACGGGAAGTTGGGGAAATCAAAGAAGCAGGGATTGAAACCCGCACCAACGTCGAAAATATATCCCAAGCcgtcaatgttgtcaaggatgggcttagaagcctccagctccatGGGCCCCGGACCCCAGAGGACACCAAACCCCcggttgtggaagcaacgccacgccccctatcAAAAGTTGACCCTATTGGATCGACTAGTCGGGTCTCATTCTGGCCTGAATCATCCAAGGGGCTCcccacctttgcccagcccacTCCGGTAcaagcagtgcccccgcGAGtctcatctccccctccatctccgcgtctccaatcccccatcggagcacctgcccctccacctccggctccagtcaCCGCCTATCCCACtttggtcaaggttgaccaccccaacgcctacacaggcaaaatagggagcgaagcaaagcagtggctgacccGGATGTTagcctggacccgcctcaaTTCCCGCATGTTCCCCACAGACCAAGAGGTCTTATCATTCCTtctcatgaacatgaaggattccgcgggagcatgggcccatccacacctcaaccagcttgggtcacaccaagccatcatccaaacggtcaAAGGGTTCAAACTGgagttcctggcagcatttggcgaccctgatgccacaagggccacCGAGCGGAAGATAACCTCCCTTACCcaatccggcacatgcgcggattatattacaaagttcagaaccctagccatggaactggactggaacaacgcggcccttagaggccagtttgcccgtggcctccactgggaggtcagccgccagaTTGCAACCCGCAAACACCGGCCCCGTACACTTCtcgagctgcagaacgcagcactcgtcatcaacaacgctctccgcgaagagcgtgctagccatccaccaagggataataagcctagcagaccatccaaccctgcaagggggacaagtaccggccaagtCACAAccggttcaaagaaactctccaacgatcccaactttgtgttggaagaggaacgaaaccgccgccgcgccgcaggcgcctgcatcaagtgcggcaagatgggccacaagtttgcggaatgccgcacgggctggaaagccatccctattgaggacaaggggaaggctaaggaagccgccaagattggcaaagactccgagtaccaatcgggaaaagagtaagggtctctgctgccgcgcgcaagaaCCCTATGGACACTAGTAACAGTTGTATAGAAATTTGTCATGTATCTACAGTATCAAAATTAGcacccctcttcacaatCCCTATACAACCAAAGCAAGCGGAATctatagaagtcctgattgactcaggcgcaaCCTCCTCATTCATGCACCCCCAAACTGCAGAATCACTCTGCTtaccactcattgacctcccctctcctcgcaccgtaactatgcttgatgggtcaagcccccaggctggaaaaatctggaagaagacctccctaaccttctcccttgatggtaaacaaatgaccaagaccttcctaatctgtaacacagggtctcacgccgccatcttgggattgaaatggctggACGCGCAtaacccagagattgattggaatacgCAAACCCTCACCTTCCCTCACGCCGtaccagaacacgtggccattgccaaggaggaagaagcagacaagaacccgcttgaaggagtaccctccgaATACCATAgatatgccaaggtatttggagaggaggaattcaacaagcttccccctcataggCACTACGATATTGGGATTGAGCTCACAGAAGAGGGTCCCCTGAACTCTCCCCTGTACAGCATGACGgacgccaaatccgccactctcaaggattggctcagggacgagttGAAAGCAGGAAAGATCCGTCCTAGCAAATCCCCAATTAGCTCCCCCGTTatgtttgttccaaaaaaggatggctcccgccaattggttgttgactaccgccgcctcaataaccggacaaagaagaacgtCTATCCGTTG
It contains:
- a CDS encoding integrase core domain protein gives rise to the protein MGIKSLVSIVSTTKPKYASVPPQPLKLPTRPWQHVSYDMIVDLPEDGKNDSILVIVDSFTKYGIFVKCSKKLKAPKLAELFLEHIWKRHGMPEKTILDQGRVFNNKFLQALYKQLGIDPHFSLAYHPQSNGQTEQVNPSIEHFLRAYSGVNQRDWTKWLPMAKFAYNNAVHSSTGKTPFKALYGWEPTLTPSNVPTDVPEANDLAQTMKNQWKEVESALQQSKSRMTAGEEGSPVTFELGEEVWLDAKNLPPTMRIHNVFYVGLLSKVKRDKKRAFESRPPPVTVDGEEEYEVEGITDAEKRNGKWFFRVKWKGYGLEENTWEPQENLKNTEKILRKYKEDMKKKVLGAAKALKGGAVL
- a CDS encoding Retrotransposable element Tf2 protein, whose translation is MATRSWPPSQTRSPIDQGDLGPFLPSAAPVELGEVSLKRVTRLLLGLLGQVKRLEREVGEIKEAGIETRTNVENISQAVNVVKDGLRSLQLHGPRTPEDTKPPVVEATPRPLSKVDPIGSTSRVSFWPESSKGLPTFAQPTPVQAVPPRVSSPPPSPRLQSPIGAPAPPPPAPVTAYPTLVKVDHPNAYTGKIGSEAKQWLTRMLAWTRLNSRMFPTDQEVLSFLLMNMKDSAGAWAHPHLNQLGSHQAIIQTVKGFKLEFLAAFGDPDATRATERKITSLTQSGTCADYITKFRTLAMELDWNNAALRGQFARGLHWEVSRQIATRKHRPRTLLELQNAALVINNALREERASHPPRDNKPSRPSNPARGTSTGQVTTGSKKLSNDPNFVLEEERNRRRAAGACIKCGKMGHKFAECRTGWKAIPIEDKGKAKEAAKIGKDSEYQSGKE